In Anaerobacillus alkaliphilus, the DNA window GAAGGATTTCACTGATATAAAGGTTTGGTGGCACTGGTGCTATTTTTGAGAAGTTAGCCTGTTTATCATCAAAGGCAACTTCCATTCCTAGAGTTTTTAAAGCAGTAACTAGGCTTTCCTCATATTCTAGTGTAAACCGCGGAAGTAATATCTGACCTGCTACTTGTTGATAACTACTCAACCATTCCTGCCATTGATCTATTGTTAATGTAGTTAATAACTCATCCATATTCTCTGGTAGTAATATGTCCATCACAATTCTTCCTTCACCATATGGTAGGCGAATCCCTTGAACTGCATCTTTTTCAAAGTATTGAAAATTACCCTCATTAAACATCATTTGGACTCGCTGATCCTGACCCTCAGTAGGAAAAAATGTTTGTTCACGTGTGCGTTCTTTTAAAAAGGGTTGTTGCCAATCCCCTTTAAAGTAAATTGCATTGATTAAGAATAATACGGTATTTGGATCAATATCATCCTCAACAATCTCCTCAATTTTGCCTAATGTTTTTTCTTTCACCCAACTATTTATTGTTTCTGAAGCAGTTTTAGATTGAAAGTCAAGCAAGGTTAGTTTTGCGCTGTAAAATTCACTTGCTTGATTAATAAACGCCTCATAAAAACTCTTATCCTCTCTACCCCAAAGAGAATTAGCGATAAACAATTGTACACTCGTATCTGAGTAAGTCAATATGTCCTGCAATGCTTGAAGCGAAGAATTCATATCAGCAATACTAACACCGCTTTGGTGCATAACTTTTAACATCTCTTCCCTCGTATCACCATCCGCCCCATTTACCGTCATCGCTAAAGCTAAGGAAATGCTAAGAGGTGATACTAATAAATTCTCATTTGGTTCTCTTAAATTTTTTAGCAGATCAATACTAAATTCATTTATCCCTAAAACAACATCTTTATGAACATCGTCGTTTGAAAATGAAAGGTTATTTTTCTGTTCCAGTTGACCGCATGACGCTAAAATAAGAATTAAAAATAACAATAGAAGTTTTTTAGCCATTAAAAGCTCCCCCCTTTCTTATGTTAGTCGCCTTTTTTTGCAAAAACGTTACAGAACCATATTATTGAAGAAAAGTAAAATCACCTTACTATAAATTGATTTAGATTATAATTAAACTAGCAGGTTAATCCACAGGAGCATTTATTACTTCCGAAGAACATGGAATAAGCTGAAGGAAATTCATTATTAACCCTCTGTACTTCCCTCGCAAATTCTTCTCGATCTAAAGGCACCGTGACTAAACTATTTGCTTTCTCCTGTGTATCAATGCTTGCTCCTGGTGGAACAAAGCTATTAGGCTTTAAAATCACTCCATTCGTTACGACAGCACCAGAAGAGATAAACGTTCCCTTACCGATTTGAGAATTAAAAACCGTTGAGCTAAATCCAATAAAAACATCGTCTTCTACCAAACACGGACCATGTATAAGAGAACTATGTGCACAAGAAACTCCTCTTCCAATATAAATGGAATACTTTCTGTCATTAACTATTACATACTGGTCTCTTAACCCATGAAGAATAACTCCATCCTGTAAATTTGTATGTTCTCCAATATAAAAAGGTGTACCTTCGTCAGCACGGACACTCACGAACGGGGCAATAAATACATTTTCTCTAATAGTTACATCTCCTATAATTAACGTAAAAGGACTTATGAAAACTGTAGTATGTATGCTAGGATACTTT includes these proteins:
- a CDS encoding serpin family protein, whose protein sequence is MAKKLLLLFLILILASCGQLEQKNNLSFSNDDVHKDVVLGINEFSIDLLKNLREPNENLLVSPLSISLALAMTVNGADGDTREEMLKVMHQSGVSIADMNSSLQALQDILTYSDTSVQLFIANSLWGREDKSFYEAFINQASEFYSAKLTLLDFQSKTASETINSWVKEKTLGKIEEIVEDDIDPNTVLFLINAIYFKGDWQQPFLKERTREQTFFPTEGQDQRVQMMFNEGNFQYFEKDAVQGIRLPYGEGRIVMDILLPENMDELLTTLTIDQWQEWLSSYQQVAGQILLPRFTLEYEESLVTALKTLGMEVAFDDKQANFSKIAPVPPNLYISEILHKTFIEVNEEGTEAAAVTSVEIAEESAQMFELLMEVNRPFLYVIQDSETGAILFMGITEQID
- a CDS encoding carbonate dehydratase; translated protein: MWNYLSNQSGAMYGNNVFIGYNPPTSVNPYPKYPSIHTTVFISPFTLIIGDVTIRENVFIAPFVSVRADEGTPFYIGEHTNLQDGVILHGLRDQYVIVNDRKYSIYIGRGVSCAHSSLIHGPCLVEDDVFIGFSSTVFNSQIGKGTFISSGAVVTNGVILKPNSFVPPGASIDTQEKANSLVTVPLDREEFAREVQRVNNEFPSAYSMFFGSNKCSCGLTC